Proteins encoded together in one Streptomyces sp. NBC_01216 window:
- a CDS encoding acyl-CoA dehydrogenase: MGIAITQEQRELARSVRGWLARTVPPEEVRKHLDVPGATIGRPVHWDAAAGQGLLGVHLPEEYGGGAGDLVDLAVVLEETGRALLPGPCLPTTLAAEILRRVADQRLRPAVDPTADTASATEAGAGEAARLTAALADGSRIAAVALGAGTLTAVATDHGLLLDGTAPPVLAGGQADLILLAATTAQGTVWLAADAADLAVRTQESADPTRPTAEVTAAGVHIPAHRLLPVESTLVRDLAAVLYAAEACGTAARALETAAAYAKVREQFGRPIGRFQGIKHLCADMLVRVERARALTWDAARAAGAGPARARSLTAALAAATALDAAYDCAKDCIQILGGIGFTWEHDAHLHLRRALVARQLLGPGDTHRVHAVRLASDGARRALRLELPPEADAFRAAAREAVAPAVGLDPRAARRVLAPTGYAAPHLPPPYGLGAGPLRQLAVQRELDDQGITLAGLGIAAWVVPSLLAHGTPEQQARHLGPTLRGDRLWCQLFSEPDAGSDLAALRTRAERTDGGWVINGQKVWTSAARSADFGILLARTDPEAPRHRGLTYFLVDMRNTAGIDIRPLKEITGDTLFNEVYFDDVLLPADAVVGAVHDGWRVARDTLGNERVHMADQVAFDSGLEALIGRAGDADTAVRARIGALAAEAHALACMGLRTTMLQVSGLEPGAGASVRKLVQTVHQQKVAELTLELLGPEGAVREGAGERAVHGLLMSRCLTIAGGTTQVQLNVVAERLLGLPRD; the protein is encoded by the coding sequence ATGGGCATCGCCATCACACAGGAACAGCGGGAGCTGGCCAGGTCCGTGCGCGGCTGGCTCGCCCGCACGGTGCCTCCCGAAGAGGTGCGCAAGCACCTCGACGTCCCCGGCGCCACGATCGGCCGCCCCGTCCACTGGGACGCCGCCGCCGGGCAAGGGCTGCTCGGCGTCCACCTCCCCGAGGAGTACGGCGGAGGGGCGGGTGACCTCGTCGACCTGGCCGTCGTCCTGGAGGAGACCGGCCGGGCACTGCTGCCGGGACCCTGCCTCCCCACCACCCTCGCCGCCGAGATCCTGCGGCGCGTCGCAGACCAGCGCCTCCGCCCCGCGGTGGACCCCACCGCCGACACGGCCTCCGCCACCGAGGCCGGGGCCGGTGAGGCCGCGCGCCTCACCGCCGCGCTCGCCGACGGCTCCCGGATCGCGGCCGTGGCCCTGGGAGCCGGGACCCTCACGGCCGTCGCCACCGACCACGGCCTCCTGCTGGACGGCACCGCGCCCCCCGTCCTCGCGGGCGGACAGGCCGACCTGATCCTGCTCGCCGCCACCACCGCCCAGGGCACCGTCTGGCTGGCGGCCGACGCCGCGGACCTCGCCGTACGGACGCAGGAGAGCGCCGACCCCACCCGCCCCACCGCCGAGGTCACCGCCGCCGGGGTCCACATACCCGCCCACCGGCTCCTCCCCGTCGAATCCACCCTCGTACGGGACCTCGCCGCCGTGCTCTACGCGGCCGAAGCCTGCGGGACCGCCGCGCGGGCACTGGAGACGGCGGCCGCGTACGCGAAGGTCCGCGAACAGTTCGGGCGACCCATCGGACGGTTCCAGGGGATCAAACACCTCTGCGCCGACATGCTCGTCCGGGTCGAGCGGGCCCGCGCCCTGACCTGGGACGCCGCCCGCGCGGCCGGAGCCGGTCCGGCGCGGGCCCGGTCGCTGACCGCGGCACTCGCCGCCGCGACCGCTCTCGACGCCGCCTACGACTGCGCCAAGGACTGCATCCAGATCCTCGGCGGCATCGGCTTCACCTGGGAACACGACGCGCACCTCCACCTGCGCCGGGCTCTCGTCGCCCGGCAGCTCCTGGGGCCCGGCGACACCCACCGCGTCCACGCCGTCCGCCTCGCCTCCGACGGCGCCCGGCGCGCACTGCGCCTCGAACTGCCCCCGGAAGCCGACGCGTTCCGTGCCGCCGCCCGCGAGGCCGTGGCGCCCGCCGTCGGTCTCGACCCCCGCGCCGCGCGCCGCGTCCTCGCCCCCACCGGCTACGCCGCCCCGCACCTTCCGCCGCCGTACGGACTCGGCGCCGGCCCCCTCCGGCAGCTCGCCGTCCAGCGGGAACTCGACGACCAGGGCATCACGCTCGCCGGACTCGGGATCGCGGCCTGGGTCGTCCCCTCCCTCCTCGCCCACGGCACGCCCGAGCAGCAGGCCCGCCATCTCGGTCCCACTCTCCGCGGGGACCGGCTGTGGTGCCAGCTGTTCTCCGAGCCGGACGCCGGCTCCGACCTGGCCGCGCTGCGCACCCGGGCCGAGCGCACCGACGGTGGCTGGGTGATCAACGGGCAGAAGGTGTGGACGAGCGCCGCGCGGTCGGCAGACTTCGGCATCCTGCTCGCCCGCACCGACCCCGAGGCCCCCCGGCACCGGGGACTCACCTACTTCCTCGTCGACATGAGGAACACGGCGGGGATCGACATCCGGCCGCTGAAGGAGATCACCGGCGACACGCTCTTCAACGAGGTGTACTTCGACGACGTGCTTCTGCCCGCCGACGCCGTCGTCGGCGCCGTACACGACGGCTGGCGCGTCGCCCGCGACACCCTCGGCAACGAGCGCGTCCACATGGCCGACCAGGTCGCCTTCGACAGCGGACTGGAGGCCCTGATCGGCCGTGCCGGCGACGCCGACACGGCCGTACGGGCCCGGATCGGCGCGCTCGCCGCCGAGGCCCACGCGCTCGCCTGCATGGGGCTGCGCACGACGATGCTCCAGGTCTCGGGCCTGGAACCGGGGGCGGGAGCGAGCGTCCGCAAGCTCGTGCAGACCGTCCACCAGCAGAAGGTCGCCGAACTCACCCTCGAACTGCTGGGCCCGGAGGGAGCCGTGCGGGAGGGAGCGGGCGAGCGGGCCGTGCACGGGCTGCTGATGTCCCGCTGCCTGACCATCGCGGGCGGCACCACGCAGGTTCAGCTCAACGTCGTCGCCGAGCGCCTGCTCGGCCTGCCGCGGGACTGA
- a CDS encoding lipid-transfer protein, translating into MAKAYVVGVGMTRFEKPETRDWRYWDMAREAGTAALADAGVGYARVEQVPVGYCFQASTAGQRAAYELGLSGVPVYNVNNNCATASTALMMARQFVQGGMSDCVLALGFEKMTRGALGAGADGGDLTSSPVARHYGIMAAGHGFATSPPTAQLFGNAAREHMDRYGTTPAQFAAVGAKNHRHSADNPNAQFRDVYTVDEILASKTVHRPLTRLQCSPTSDGAAAAVVVSERFVVEHGLHDRAVEILAQAMTTDTEESFASGSCIDAVGRPMSRAAARRVYETSGLGIEDVDVVELHDCFSVNELLTYEALGMCEDGASGKLVESGATTHGGQWVVNPSGGLISKGHPLGATGLAQTAELVWQLRGEAGARQVPGARVGLAHNIGLGGAAVVTLLRGA; encoded by the coding sequence ATGGCCAAGGCGTACGTCGTCGGTGTCGGGATGACGAGGTTCGAGAAGCCCGAGACCCGCGACTGGCGGTACTGGGACATGGCGAGGGAAGCCGGGACGGCGGCGCTCGCCGACGCCGGTGTCGGCTACGCGCGAGTGGAACAGGTGCCGGTCGGCTACTGCTTCCAGGCGTCGACGGCCGGTCAGCGCGCCGCGTACGAGCTGGGACTCTCCGGGGTCCCCGTCTACAACGTCAACAACAACTGCGCGACCGCCTCGACGGCGCTGATGATGGCCCGGCAGTTCGTGCAGGGCGGGATGTCCGACTGCGTCCTCGCCCTCGGCTTCGAGAAGATGACGCGCGGCGCGCTCGGAGCGGGCGCCGACGGCGGCGACCTCACGAGCTCGCCGGTGGCCCGGCACTACGGGATCATGGCCGCGGGCCACGGCTTCGCGACGTCCCCGCCCACCGCGCAGCTCTTCGGCAACGCGGCCCGCGAGCACATGGACCGGTACGGGACGACCCCGGCGCAGTTCGCCGCCGTCGGCGCCAAGAACCACCGCCACTCGGCGGACAACCCGAACGCCCAGTTCCGGGACGTCTACACGGTCGACGAGATCCTCGCCTCCAAGACCGTCCACCGGCCGTTGACCAGGCTCCAGTGCTCGCCGACCTCGGACGGGGCCGCCGCCGCGGTCGTCGTCTCCGAGCGGTTCGTGGTGGAGCACGGGCTGCACGACCGGGCTGTCGAGATCCTCGCGCAGGCGATGACGACGGACACGGAGGAGTCGTTCGCGTCGGGCTCCTGCATCGACGCGGTCGGCCGGCCGATGTCCCGGGCCGCGGCCCGGCGGGTGTACGAGACGTCGGGGCTCGGCATCGAGGACGTCGACGTCGTGGAACTCCACGACTGCTTCTCGGTCAACGAACTGTTGACCTACGAGGCGCTCGGGATGTGCGAGGACGGCGCGTCCGGCAAGCTCGTCGAATCGGGCGCGACGACCCATGGCGGGCAGTGGGTGGTGAACCCCTCGGGCGGGCTGATCTCCAAGGGCCACCCGCTGGGTGCCACCGGCCTCGCGCAGACGGCCGAACTGGTCTGGCAGCTACGCGGCGAGGCGGGCGCCCGGCAGGTGCCGGGAGCGCGGGTCGGGCTCGCGCACAACATCGGGCTCGGCGGGGCGGCCGTGGTCACCCTGCTGCGCGGGGCGTAG
- a CDS encoding class I SAM-dependent methyltransferase codes for MPAPEILSAFEAAKGFMPVQEGLALHEAATEAAKLGLPLLEVGTYCGRSTILLADVARNAGTVVVTVDHHRGSEEQQPGWEYHDETVVDPEVGLMDTLPTFRRTLRKAGLEEYVIAVVGRSPQVAKVWSGELGFVFVDGGHTDEHATADYEGWAPKVAVGGLLVIHDVFPNPEDGGQAPYRIYRRALESGAFAETGVTDSLRVLRRRV; via the coding sequence ATGCCCGCTCCGGAGATTCTCTCCGCCTTCGAGGCCGCCAAGGGCTTCATGCCCGTGCAGGAAGGGCTCGCCCTCCACGAGGCCGCCACCGAGGCGGCGAAGCTCGGCCTGCCGCTCCTGGAGGTCGGCACCTACTGCGGGCGCTCCACGATCCTGCTGGCGGACGTGGCCAGGAACGCGGGGACGGTCGTGGTGACCGTGGACCACCACCGGGGCAGCGAGGAGCAGCAGCCCGGATGGGAGTACCACGACGAGACGGTCGTGGACCCGGAGGTGGGGCTGATGGACACCCTGCCGACGTTCCGCCGGACGCTGCGCAAGGCGGGCCTGGAGGAGTACGTGATCGCGGTCGTCGGGCGTTCGCCGCAGGTGGCGAAGGTGTGGTCCGGCGAGCTCGGCTTCGTCTTCGTCGACGGCGGCCACACGGACGAGCACGCGACGGCGGACTACGAGGGCTGGGCGCCGAAGGTCGCCGTGGGCGGCCTCCTGGTGATCCACGACGTCTTCCCGAACCCGGAGGACGGCGGCCAGGCGCCGTACCGGATCTACCGCCGGGCGCTGGAGTCGGGCGCCTTCGCGGAGACCGGGGTGACCGACTCGCTGCGGGTCCTGCGCCGACGGGTGTGA
- a CDS encoding ABC transporter permease, translating into MITEYVRLEVRRTLRDTGFVVFGIGMPVLMYLLFTNLGTDAPEWKTAAMVGMAAYGALGAALSVGTGVAEDKSIGWLRRLRVTPMTPRQVVTGRALTGSVIVLPSITAVLLAGALVNGVHMAAWQWAAVAVALWIGAFPFTLLGIGNGYRFSVQTTGVVNLACNLGLAVVGGLWFPVALFPDWLRALSAYTPTHRFAELGRAVTEGRTPDATTITVIAVWALLLGTYAVASYRRAGRTA; encoded by the coding sequence ATGATCACCGAGTACGTCCGGCTCGAGGTCCGCCGCACCCTGCGCGACACCGGATTCGTGGTCTTCGGGATCGGCATGCCCGTCCTGATGTACCTCCTGTTCACCAACCTCGGTACCGACGCGCCGGAATGGAAGACCGCGGCCATGGTGGGCATGGCCGCCTACGGAGCGCTAGGCGCCGCCCTCTCCGTCGGCACCGGCGTCGCCGAGGACAAGTCGATCGGCTGGCTGCGCCGGCTGCGGGTCACCCCGATGACCCCGCGCCAGGTGGTCACCGGGCGCGCCCTGACCGGCTCGGTGATCGTGCTGCCCTCGATCACCGCAGTCCTGCTCGCCGGGGCGCTCGTCAACGGCGTACACATGGCGGCCTGGCAGTGGGCGGCGGTCGCCGTCGCCCTGTGGATCGGCGCGTTTCCGTTCACCCTGCTCGGCATCGGCAACGGCTACCGGTTCTCCGTCCAGACGACCGGCGTCGTCAACTTGGCCTGCAACCTGGGCCTGGCCGTCGTCGGTGGCCTGTGGTTCCCGGTCGCGCTGTTCCCCGACTGGCTGCGCGCCCTGTCCGCGTACACCCCGACCCACCGCTTCGCCGAACTGGGCCGGGCGGTGACCGAGGGGAGGACCCCCGACGCCACGACGATCACGGTGATCGCCGTCTGGGCGCTGCTGCTCGGCACCTACGCGGTCGCCTCGTATCGCCGCGCCGGCAGAACGGCATGA
- the melC1 gene encoding apotyrosinase chaperone MelC1 — translation MSSITRRKALGVAAGAAGAAVGLVLASPARATAPRTADRAAEPVPESFDEAYLGRRITGGPAHGGHHGGHHGGGYTVTIDGEELHVMRNADGTWISVISHYEPVATPRAAARAAVRELQGAPLVQLALA, via the coding sequence ATGTCCAGCATCACCCGCCGCAAGGCCCTGGGCGTCGCCGCCGGCGCCGCGGGCGCCGCCGTCGGCCTCGTCCTGGCCTCTCCGGCCCGCGCCACAGCCCCCCGCACCGCCGATCGGGCGGCCGAACCCGTCCCGGAGTCCTTCGACGAGGCGTACCTGGGCCGCCGCATCACGGGCGGCCCCGCGCACGGCGGACATCACGGGGGGCACCACGGCGGCGGCTACACCGTCACGATCGACGGCGAGGAACTGCATGTGATGCGGAACGCCGACGGCACCTGGATCAGCGTGATCTCCCACTACGAGCCCGTCGCCACGCCCAGGGCGGCGGCCCGCGCCGCGGTCCGCGAACTCCAGGGCGCCCCGCTCGTACAGCTCGCCCTCGCCTGA
- a CDS encoding response regulator transcription factor: MPRDHRPLGRTRVLLAEDQGVMRGALALLLGMEPDIEVVSQVGRGDEIVAAALVSRPEVALLDIELPGRSGLDAAADLRAEVPDCRVLILTTFGRPGYLRRAMEAGAAGFLVKDGPVEELAEAVRRVLRGETVIDPALAAAALSAGPNPLTARERDALGAAVGGATIADIAATLRLSEPTVRNYLSSAIGKTGTRNRMEAVRAARRQGWL, encoded by the coding sequence ATGCCGCGGGACCACCGACCCCTCGGGCGTACGAGAGTCCTCCTCGCCGAGGACCAGGGCGTGATGCGGGGCGCGCTCGCGCTGCTGCTGGGCATGGAGCCGGACATCGAGGTGGTGTCGCAGGTCGGCCGGGGTGACGAGATCGTGGCCGCGGCGCTGGTCAGCCGTCCCGAGGTGGCGCTCCTGGACATCGAGCTCCCGGGCCGGTCGGGACTGGACGCGGCGGCGGACCTGCGTGCCGAGGTCCCCGACTGCCGGGTCCTGATCCTCACGACCTTCGGCCGCCCCGGCTATCTGCGCCGCGCGATGGAAGCCGGGGCGGCGGGCTTCCTGGTGAAGGACGGCCCGGTGGAGGAGCTCGCGGAGGCGGTCCGCCGGGTCCTGCGCGGCGAGACGGTCATCGACCCGGCTCTCGCGGCGGCGGCGCTCAGCGCGGGCCCGAACCCGTTGACGGCCCGTGAACGGGACGCCCTGGGTGCGGCGGTGGGCGGTGCGACGATCGCGGACATCGCGGCGACGCTGCGCCTGTCGGAGCCGACGGTACGCAACTACCTCTCGTCGGCGATCGGCAAGACGGGCACACGCAACAGGATGGAAGCGGTCCGGGCGGCCCGTCGCCAGGGGTGGCTCTAG
- a CDS encoding LLM class F420-dependent oxidoreductase produces MRLGLALGYWGRGPAAGHPALAREAERLGYDSVWTAEAWGSDAFTTLTWIAAHTRRIRLGTAVAQMAARTPTATAMHALTLDHLSGGRMMLGLGLSGPQVVEGWYGRPFPRSPLTATREYVDVVRQVLRREGPVALDGRFHAHPYTGADGTGLGKSLRPITHPLRADLPVLLGAEGPKNIAQTLTLADGWLPLYWSPQRYARAYRLPEKLPEGFTVAPLVRARVCDDPAEGLLPVKAMLGFYIGGMGHTARNFHADLMGRMGYEAEARRVQELFAAGRREEAVLAVPDAFADEVSLVGPKERIAERLELWRAGPVTDLLVTAPDPDTLRVLAELNA; encoded by the coding sequence ATGCGGCTCGGACTCGCCCTCGGCTACTGGGGGCGCGGCCCCGCCGCCGGGCATCCGGCGCTGGCCCGCGAGGCCGAGCGGCTCGGATACGACTCCGTCTGGACCGCCGAGGCGTGGGGGTCGGACGCGTTCACCACCCTGACCTGGATCGCGGCGCACACCCGCAGGATCCGGCTCGGCACGGCGGTCGCGCAGATGGCCGCCAGGACGCCGACGGCCACCGCCATGCACGCGCTCACCCTGGATCATCTCTCCGGTGGGCGGATGATGCTCGGCCTGGGGCTGTCCGGACCGCAGGTCGTCGAGGGCTGGTACGGCCGCCCCTTTCCCCGCAGTCCGCTCACCGCGACCCGTGAGTACGTGGACGTCGTCCGCCAGGTCCTGCGCCGCGAGGGCCCCGTCGCGCTCGACGGCCGCTTCCACGCCCATCCCTACACCGGAGCGGACGGCACCGGCCTGGGGAAGTCGCTCCGTCCGATCACCCACCCACTGCGGGCCGACCTGCCCGTACTGCTGGGTGCCGAGGGACCGAAGAACATCGCGCAGACGCTCACGCTCGCGGACGGCTGGCTGCCGCTCTACTGGTCGCCGCAGCGGTACGCACGGGCCTACCGGCTGCCGGAGAAGCTGCCCGAGGGGTTCACGGTCGCCCCTCTGGTCCGCGCCCGGGTCTGCGACGACCCCGCCGAAGGACTCCTGCCGGTCAAGGCGATGCTCGGCTTCTACATCGGCGGGATGGGGCACACCGCGCGCAACTTCCACGCCGATCTGATGGGAAGGATGGGGTACGAGGCCGAGGCCCGTCGCGTCCAGGAGCTGTTCGCGGCCGGCCGCCGCGAGGAGGCCGTGCTCGCCGTGCCGGACGCCTTCGCGGACGAGGTCTCGCTGGTGGGCCCGAAGGAACGGATCGCCGAACGGCTCGAACTGTGGCGCGCCGGTCCGGTCACCGACCTGCTGGTCACGGCACCGGACCCGGACACCCTGCGGGTCCTGGCGGAACTCAACGCTTGA
- a CDS encoding N-acetylmuramoyl-L-alanine amidase, which translates to MPYDRRKILTPVLTLLGCVLAGVTLTGCGGAAESATGAPGANASAGAPRTADPAPTPSGAAGTGGTAGDGGDALPLDGRTVVIDPGHNPGNVQHVREINQKVDIGTNRKECDTTGTSTNAGYTEAAFTLDVSRRLRELLTALGAKTVLTHDADRPFGPCIDERARIGNAARADAVVSVHADGSAAGNRGFHVILPARVHAGGADTAQIVGPSRSLGEDIATHFARATHTSPSNYIGSGTGLDVRDDLGGLNLSTVPKVFVECGNMRDPKDSALLTDASWRQKAAQGIADGIRTYLEG; encoded by the coding sequence GTGCCGTACGACCGCCGGAAGATCCTCACCCCCGTCCTCACCCTGCTCGGCTGCGTCCTCGCAGGCGTCACCCTCACGGGCTGCGGTGGAGCAGCCGAGAGCGCGACGGGCGCACCGGGCGCCAACGCGTCCGCCGGGGCGCCGCGCACCGCCGACCCCGCTCCGACCCCCTCCGGAGCGGCGGGCACGGGGGGTACGGCCGGCGATGGCGGCGACGCCCTCCCCCTCGACGGCCGGACCGTCGTCATCGACCCCGGACACAATCCCGGCAATGTCCAGCACGTACGGGAGATCAACCAGAAGGTCGACATCGGGACGAACCGCAAGGAATGCGATACCACCGGCACGTCCACGAACGCGGGCTACACCGAGGCCGCGTTCACCCTGGACGTCTCCCGGCGACTGCGCGAGCTCCTGACGGCGCTGGGTGCGAAGACCGTCCTCACCCATGACGCCGACCGGCCCTTCGGCCCGTGCATCGACGAGCGCGCCCGGATCGGCAACGCGGCGCGCGCCGACGCGGTCGTGTCCGTCCACGCCGACGGCTCCGCGGCCGGGAACCGCGGATTCCATGTGATTCTTCCCGCACGCGTCCACGCCGGAGGCGCCGACACCGCCCAGATCGTCGGCCCGTCACGGTCCCTCGGCGAGGACATCGCCACGCACTTCGCGCGAGCGACGCACACCTCACCGTCCAACTACATCGGCTCCGGTACCGGATTGGACGTCCGCGACGATCTCGGCGGGCTCAATCTCTCAACCGTCCCCAAGGTCTTCGTCGAATGCGGCAATATGCGTGACCCGAAGGATTCCGCGCTCCTGACCGACGCGTCGTGGCGTCAGAAGGCGGCCCAGGGGATCGCGGACGGCATCAGGACCTACCTCGAGGGGTAG
- a CDS encoding MFS transporter yields the protein MVHPESVAEQSASPGPSPRIWPVVLAACAGQFLVVLDVSVVNVALPSMRTDLGLSAVGLQWVLSAYAIAFAGFMPLGGRAADLFGRKRMFLLGLGLFIVASVVGGLAQEGRQLVAGRAAQGLGAAILAPATLTIVTSAVPAGPARTRVIGTWTAVGAAGGAAGGLVGGVLVDLSWRWVLLINVPVGVLILAGASLWLRESRTATGRRLDLPGAVLVTGGLAAVAYGVVQTEEAGWGAAETCVPLLGGLALLGVFLAVEARATAPLVPLRVFRSRAVSAANVAIMLCGSASFSTWFFMTVYAQNILGYTPLQAGLALVPSSVSVIVGSKLAPRLMPATGARNLAVIGAVVAAAGFGWQSTMTADGTFLGIILGPGILMMTGIGLLSTPLATLATSSAAPGEAGLVSGLVNTSRTMGGALGLAVLATVAAARTGGVTSPRALTEGYALVFRTGAGVLLAAALFMLFCLPKPERAPVPAPAA from the coding sequence ATGGTCCACCCCGAGTCCGTCGCCGAGCAGTCCGCGTCCCCGGGTCCTTCCCCGCGTATCTGGCCGGTCGTACTCGCCGCGTGCGCGGGACAGTTCCTCGTCGTCCTCGACGTGTCCGTGGTCAATGTGGCCCTTCCGTCGATGCGGACCGATCTCGGTCTGTCGGCCGTCGGGCTCCAGTGGGTGCTGAGCGCGTACGCGATCGCCTTCGCCGGCTTCATGCCGCTCGGCGGGCGGGCGGCCGACCTGTTCGGCCGGAAGCGGATGTTCCTCCTGGGGCTCGGGCTCTTCATCGTCGCGTCCGTGGTCGGCGGCCTCGCGCAGGAAGGCCGGCAGCTGGTCGCCGGGCGCGCCGCGCAGGGCCTGGGCGCCGCGATCCTGGCTCCCGCGACACTCACCATCGTGACCTCCGCCGTCCCGGCGGGGCCCGCCCGGACGCGTGTCATCGGCACCTGGACGGCGGTCGGCGCGGCCGGCGGCGCGGCGGGCGGGTTGGTCGGCGGGGTCCTGGTGGACCTGTCCTGGCGCTGGGTCCTGCTGATCAACGTTCCGGTCGGAGTCCTCATCCTCGCCGGTGCCTCGTTGTGGCTGCGCGAGAGCCGGACCGCGACGGGCCGACGGCTCGATCTGCCGGGTGCGGTCCTGGTCACCGGCGGGCTGGCCGCCGTCGCGTACGGCGTCGTGCAGACCGAGGAGGCAGGTTGGGGCGCCGCGGAGACATGCGTCCCCCTGCTCGGCGGACTCGCCCTGCTCGGGGTGTTCCTCGCCGTCGAGGCACGCGCGACGGCGCCGTTGGTGCCGCTGCGGGTCTTCCGCTCGCGGGCCGTGTCGGCGGCCAACGTGGCCATCATGCTGTGTGGTTCGGCCTCGTTCTCGACGTGGTTCTTCATGACGGTGTACGCGCAGAACATCCTGGGGTACACCCCGCTCCAGGCCGGCCTGGCGCTGGTTCCCAGCTCGGTCAGCGTCATCGTCGGCTCGAAGCTGGCGCCCCGTCTGATGCCGGCGACGGGCGCGCGGAACCTGGCCGTGATCGGCGCTGTGGTGGCCGCGGCCGGATTCGGCTGGCAGTCGACGATGACCGCCGACGGCACGTTCCTGGGGATCATCCTGGGGCCCGGGATCCTGATGATGACCGGCATCGGACTGCTGTCCACACCGCTGGCCACCCTCGCCACGTCGAGCGCGGCACCCGGCGAGGCGGGCCTCGTGTCCGGCCTGGTCAACACCTCCCGCACGATGGGCGGCGCGCTGGGCCTCGCGGTCCTGGCCACGGTCGCGGCGGCCAGGACGGGGGGCGTGACCAGCCCCCGGGCCCTCACCGAGGGGTATGCCCTGGTGTTCCGGACGGGGGCGGGGGTCCTGCTGGCCGCAGCGCTGTTCATGCTGTTCTGCCTGCCGAAGCCGGAGAGGGCGCCGGTGCCCGCCCCCGCGGCCTGA
- the melC2 gene encoding tyrosinase MelC2 — MTVRKSQAALTSEEKRRFVDALLELKRTGRYDTFVTTHNAFIMSDTDHGERVGHRSPSFLPWHRRFLIEFERALQSVDPTVSLPYWDWTADRTTRSSLWAADFLGGTGRARDGRVTDGPFARDSGRWTINVRVDGRDYLRRHLGAGGRQLPTRAEVDSVLAMETYDMAPWNSSSDGFRNHLEGWRGVNLHNRVHVWVGGQMATGVSPNDPVFWMHHAFVDKLWAEWQARHPRSPYLPASGTPDVIDLHDTMRPWYDVAPADLLDHTPHYSFDTAA, encoded by the coding sequence ATGACCGTACGCAAGAGCCAGGCCGCCCTCACCTCCGAGGAGAAGCGGCGCTTCGTCGACGCGCTGCTCGAACTGAAGCGCACCGGGCGCTACGACACCTTCGTCACCACGCACAACGCCTTCATCATGAGCGACACCGACCACGGCGAGCGCGTCGGCCACCGCTCACCGTCCTTCCTGCCCTGGCATCGGCGCTTCCTCATAGAGTTCGAGCGGGCGCTCCAGTCCGTCGACCCCACCGTCAGCCTGCCGTACTGGGACTGGACGGCCGACCGCACCACCCGTTCCTCCCTCTGGGCGGCCGATTTCCTCGGCGGCACCGGTCGCGCCCGCGACGGCCGGGTGACCGACGGCCCGTTCGCACGCGACTCCGGCCGCTGGACCATCAACGTCCGCGTCGACGGCCGCGACTACCTCCGCCGCCACCTGGGCGCCGGAGGCCGGCAGCTGCCCACGCGCGCCGAGGTGGACTCCGTCCTGGCGATGGAGACCTACGACATGGCGCCCTGGAACAGCTCGTCCGACGGTTTCCGCAATCACCTGGAGGGGTGGCGCGGCGTGAACCTCCACAACCGCGTCCACGTCTGGGTCGGCGGCCAGATGGCGACCGGCGTATCCCCCAACGACCCGGTCTTCTGGATGCACCACGCCTTCGTCGACAAGCTGTGGGCGGAGTGGCAGGCCCGCCATCCCCGCTCCCCCTACCTGCCCGCATCGGGCACCCCGGACGTCATCGACCTGCACGACACGATGCGTCCCTGGTACGACGTGGCCCCCGCCGACCTGCTCGACCACACGCCCCACTACAGCTTCGACACGGCAGCCTGA